GCGCATAAAGTGCGTCTGGCACCGCTGCCAGGTTACGCCCTGAAAGTGCCGCCGAATGGCGAGTACAAGCCCGCGATGGTCATCCGACACCACCACATCAACGCCGTGAAGCCCGCGGCTTTTCAGCCAGCTGAAAAACTCGCTCCAGCTGGCTTCCGACTCGCTGTCGCCAAGCATCAGACCCAACACCTCGCGATATCCCTCGGTGTTGATGCCGATCCCGATAAGCGCGCCGCGCGACCGGACGCGCCCCTCTTCACGCACCTTCAGCACCAGCGCATCAACGAGGACAAAGGGATAGGCCTTCTCCTCAAGCGACCGGTTGTTCCATGCCTTGACCATCGGATCCAGCCGCTTGCACAGTTCTGAGACGGTGGATTTTGAGAACTCCGTGCCGCACAGCTCCTGCGTGATCTGTTCAATTTTGCGCGTCGATACCCCGTTGACCACCATTTCCATCAAGGCCAACACCAGCGCTTGTTCGCTCCGTTGGTAGCGGGCAAACAACTCCGTCGAGAACTTCCCGTTTCGAAACCGCGGAACCCGAAGCGTGAGGGTACCCACCCGGGTCGTGAGCTGATGCGGGTACGTTCCATTGCGATACCCTTGGCGCTCTTCCGTCCGTTCATAAGGCTCTGCACGCAGCTGCTCCGTGGCCTGGGCTTGCAAAATTTGATTCAAGACGGACTCCAGGAGCTTGGCGAGCGCCTCGTCTTTCGTGTCGCGGAGAAAAAGTTGATGCAAAAGCTGTGCATCTACGGTAATCTGATCGTGAGCCATTTCGATCCCCTCTCCCTTTTTGGTCTTTGTGCGTTCAAGCTCCATTCTAACCGAGGGGGGATTGGAAATGGCTCTCTGACTTTTTTCAGAGAGTCCTTTTTACACAAGAATACGGACTCAACTCGGTTGACGTTGTATCGGGAAAACATTATACTAACAGTGAAACGATTATTTTATCGTTTTATTAAGGAGGAGGTCGCATGGCAAGTGAGCGGCTAAACGACGCACATTTTTCCCGATATCCCAATCGAACTAAGGCAGATACTAAGACAGATACGTGCAACGTGTTCATATACGATGCGGAGAAGGTTAGCCGATTGCGGCAAATGGTCGACCGCGTGAGAGACCTTGCTCCGCTGTTCAAAGTCTTGTCCGACGAGACCCGATTAAAAATTGTTTATGCCCTTACATTGGAGGATGAACTGTGCGTCTGTGACGTGGCCGCCATAATCGGCTCCTCGACGGCCGCTGCTTCGCACCATTTGCGGTTGCTCCGCAACATGGGGCTGGCGACGTACCGCCGTGAAGGAAAGATGGTGTTTTACCGGTTACAAAGCCCTGAGGCTCGCCAGTTGATTCAAGAAGCGCTAACCATCGTTGCAGGGAGGGAATAACCATGGCGGAAACGCCGATCAAGAAGGAATACCGCTTAACGGGCTTGACTTGAATGGACT
The nucleotide sequence above comes from Calditerricola satsumensis. Encoded proteins:
- a CDS encoding IS256 family transposase; the protein is MAHDQITVDAQLLHQLFLRDTKDEALAKLLESVLNQILQAQATEQLRAEPYERTEERQGYRNGTYPHQLTTRVGTLTLRVPRFRNGKFSTELFARYQRSEQALVLALMEMVVNGVSTRKIEQITQELCGTEFSKSTVSELCKRLDPMVKAWNNRSLEEKAYPFVLVDALVLKVREEGRVRSRGALIGIGINTEGYREVLGLMLGDSESEASWSEFFSWLKSRGLHGVDVVVSDDHRGLVLAIRRHFQGVTWQRCQTHFMR
- a CDS encoding ArsR/SmtB family transcription factor encodes the protein MASERLNDAHFSRYPNRTKADTKTDTCNVFIYDAEKVSRLRQMVDRVRDLAPLFKVLSDETRLKIVYALTLEDELCVCDVAAIIGSSTAAASHHLRLLRNMGLATYRREGKMVFYRLQSPEARQLIQEALTIVAGRE